In one window of Tenacibaculum mesophilum DNA:
- the nfsB gene encoding oxygen-insensitive NAD(P)H nitroreductase yields the protein MNLKDILNWRYTTKEFDPSKSISKENMEQVKHLLQMSPSSVNLQPWHFIIAETREGKARIAKGTQGFFHFNEPKVTNASAVILFCVKTNTDEDYYKYIAEVDDKNGRFPNEDVKNGFIGAVKTFADIHKYDLKDLQHWMEKQVYLNVGSFLLGVASLGIDATPMEGIDVKALDEEFGLREKGYTSLVAVSIGYRAKSDFNSTDKTPKSRLSQSEVFTEI from the coding sequence ATGAATTTAAAAGACATATTAAATTGGAGATATACCACAAAAGAATTTGATCCATCTAAATCAATTTCTAAAGAAAATATGGAGCAAGTAAAACATTTACTACAAATGAGTCCTTCAAGTGTTAATCTTCAACCTTGGCACTTTATTATCGCTGAAACTAGAGAGGGTAAAGCACGTATTGCAAAAGGCACTCAAGGTTTTTTCCACTTTAATGAACCTAAAGTAACTAATGCTTCAGCTGTTATTTTATTTTGTGTAAAGACTAATACTGATGAAGATTATTATAAATATATAGCGGAGGTAGATGATAAAAATGGACGATTTCCTAATGAAGATGTTAAAAATGGATTTATAGGCGCCGTTAAAACCTTTGCAGATATTCATAAATATGACTTAAAAGATCTTCAACATTGGATGGAAAAGCAAGTATACCTTAACGTAGGAAGTTTTTTGCTAGGTGTTGCAAGTTTAGGTATAGATGCCACACCAATGGAAGGTATAGATGTAAAAGCATTAGATGAAGAATTTGGTTTAAGAGAAAAAGGTTATACCTCATTAGTTGCTGTTTCTATTGGATACAGGGCAAAATCCGACTTTAATTCTACTGATAAAACTCCTAAATCAAGATTGTCACAATCTGAAGTTTTTACAGAAATCTAA
- a CDS encoding JAB domain-containing protein produces MLFIELISLGTINATLVEPMEVFSLALQKRAVKIMLCHNHPSGELTPSENDKNLTDRLIQVGIIVNTHVIDHLIISDKSYLSFANTGLLQELEKSTKYVPKYVLEQRLKKEAAEIAKRNEKIEIAKNLKRKGIDTGTIADSTGLTIEEVEKLRVKNK; encoded by the coding sequence ATTCTTTTTATTGAGTTAATAAGCTTAGGTACTATCAATGCTACTTTGGTAGAACCTATGGAAGTTTTTAGTCTTGCATTGCAAAAAAGAGCTGTAAAAATAATGTTATGTCATAACCACCCAAGCGGTGAGTTAACTCCGTCAGAAAATGACAAAAACCTAACAGATAGGTTGATACAAGTAGGTATTATAGTAAATACACATGTAATAGATCATTTAATTATTTCTGATAAAAGTTATTTGAGTTTTGCTAATACTGGTCTTTTACAAGAGTTAGAGAAAAGTACTAAATACGTACCTAAATATGTACTAGAGCAACGTCTTAAAAAAGAGGCTGCTGAAATTGCTAAACGTAATGAAAAAATAGAAATAGCTAAAAACTTGAAAAGGAAAGGTATTGATACAGGTACCATTGCAGACTCCACAGGTCTTACTATCGAAGAGGTGGAGAAGTTGCGTGTTAAAAATAAATAA
- a CDS encoding S46 family peptidase yields MKKTSLFLIAFLILLPASLFANEGMWFLMHIKRLNERDMQKMGLQLTAEEIYSINNQSLKDAIVQFNGGCTASIISDNGLVLTNHHCGYDAIAELSSEEQNHLKNGYWAKTLKDELKPESLFVRFFVRMDDVSKRILSKVNDSMTEKEREAAINKEIAKIEQENNEGGKYTVSVRSFFQGNEYYYFVYEDYKDVRLVGTPSDKVGKYGGDTDNWEWPRHTGDFSLFRVYADAEGNPAEYSENNVPLKAKYHLPVNIKGVKENDFAMILGYPGRTNRWMPAEGIEQNVNYAYPAWVEGSKLSMDVMKKYMDKDASINLMYASQYARIANYWKNRQGMIDALTAHKTTEAKRNVEKKFDKWANKKSNKAIYGDVVTNINNYYNLTNNKAKHDNYLMLLLRSSKFAVLPYQIGKGFESYINANEAARKNLMPRLNAFIESNYTNYHLPLEKEILTEQLKLYSAKANYELPEIVAKIAKNGNFNDYVNSIFELSIFTSKERATAFLKYPNKELLANDPLYILSSQLLDKYREQPENLVQPLNDYQKSFRLLVDGLRKSGLSNIKYPDANSTLRLTYGKVRALPKDSRNDASINNYTTLKGMVKKYKPNDSEFDLSKDMLDIYEKKDYGRYANSKGELPLNFLSDNDITGGNSGSPVLNGKGELIGLAFDGNIEAMAGDVIFDKNLQRTINVDIRYVLWLIDKYAGAKRIVDELTIVK; encoded by the coding sequence ATGAAAAAAACAAGTCTTTTTTTAATTGCTTTTTTAATCTTACTACCTGCTTCATTGTTCGCTAATGAAGGAATGTGGTTTTTAATGCATATTAAGCGTTTAAACGAACGTGATATGCAAAAAATGGGACTTCAACTAACCGCTGAAGAAATTTACAGTATCAACAATCAAAGTCTCAAAGACGCTATCGTTCAATTTAACGGTGGGTGTACAGCTAGTATTATTTCTGATAATGGATTAGTACTTACAAATCACCACTGTGGTTATGACGCCATTGCAGAATTATCTTCTGAAGAGCAAAATCACCTTAAAAATGGGTACTGGGCTAAAACATTAAAAGACGAGCTTAAACCAGAAAGTCTTTTTGTAAGATTCTTTGTGAGAATGGATGACGTTTCTAAACGTATTTTATCTAAAGTAAACGATTCTATGACAGAAAAAGAACGTGAAGCTGCTATTAACAAAGAAATTGCAAAAATAGAACAAGAAAATAATGAAGGTGGTAAATATACTGTTTCTGTACGTTCTTTTTTCCAAGGAAATGAATATTACTATTTTGTATATGAAGATTATAAAGATGTACGATTAGTAGGTACACCTTCTGATAAAGTTGGTAAATACGGTGGAGACACTGATAACTGGGAATGGCCACGTCACACAGGAGACTTTTCTTTATTTAGAGTATATGCAGATGCAGAAGGAAACCCTGCAGAGTATTCTGAAAACAACGTGCCATTGAAAGCAAAATATCACTTACCTGTTAACATTAAAGGGGTAAAAGAAAATGATTTTGCTATGATTTTAGGATACCCTGGTAGAACAAACCGTTGGATGCCTGCAGAAGGAATCGAACAAAACGTAAATTACGCATATCCTGCTTGGGTAGAAGGATCTAAACTTAGCATGGATGTAATGAAAAAATACATGGATAAAGATGCATCTATCAATTTAATGTATGCATCTCAATATGCTAGAATTGCCAACTATTGGAAAAACAGACAAGGTATGATTGATGCTTTAACAGCTCATAAAACTACCGAGGCTAAACGTAACGTAGAAAAGAAATTTGACAAATGGGCTAACAAAAAGTCTAACAAAGCAATTTACGGAGATGTTGTTACTAACATCAATAATTACTACAACTTAACCAACAACAAAGCAAAGCATGATAATTACTTAATGTTATTATTACGTTCTAGTAAATTTGCAGTTTTACCATATCAAATAGGTAAAGGATTTGAGTCTTATATTAATGCTAATGAAGCTGCTCGTAAGAATTTAATGCCTCGATTGAATGCTTTTATAGAAAGTAACTACACAAATTATCATTTACCTTTAGAAAAAGAAATTTTAACTGAGCAACTAAAGTTATATTCAGCTAAAGCAAATTACGAATTACCAGAGATTGTAGCTAAAATTGCTAAGAATGGTAATTTTAACGACTACGTAAATTCTATTTTTGAATTAAGTATTTTTACATCTAAAGAGCGTGCTACGGCTTTCTTAAAATATCCTAATAAAGAATTGTTAGCTAACGATCCTTTATATATCTTATCTTCTCAATTACTAGATAAGTATAGAGAGCAACCTGAAAACTTAGTACAACCATTAAACGATTATCAAAAATCATTTAGACTATTAGTAGATGGTTTACGTAAGTCTGGTCTAAGCAACATTAAATATCCAGATGCTAACTCTACTTTACGTTTAACTTACGGAAAAGTAAGAGCTTTACCTAAAGATTCTAGAAACGACGCTAGCATTAACAACTACACAACGTTAAAAGGAATGGTTAAAAAATATAAGCCAAACGATAGCGAGTTTGATTTATCTAAAGATATGTTAGATATCTATGAGAAAAAAGATTACGGAAGATATGCTAACAGTAAAGGTGAATTACCTTTAAACTTCTTATCTGATAATGATATTACCGGTGGAAACTCTGGTTCTCCAGTATTAAACGGAAAAGGTGAATTAATCGGGCTAGCATTTGATGGTAATATTGAAGCGATGGCTGGTGATGTTATTTTTGACAAAAACCTACAACGAACTATTAATGTAGACATTAGATATGTACTTTGGTTAATTGATAAGTATGCTGGTGCTAAACGTATTGTAGATGAACTTACTATTGTGAAATAA
- a CDS encoding tyrosine-type recombinase/integrase, with product MPLSNIALHILNKYDYTLPLIGNQKFNDYVKEVFEKAGYTHNVIKTSTRGKEILREEKPFYKRISSHTARRTFITMMKRNGKSDKLIAEISGHNDMKTLNQYYQVSNEDVKDAVNETFDIKF from the coding sequence ATACCACTTAGCAATATCGCTTTACATATTTTAAACAAGTATGATTATACCTTACCTCTAATAGGTAATCAAAAATTTAATGACTATGTAAAAGAAGTTTTTGAAAAAGCTGGATATACACATAATGTTATAAAAACATCTACAAGAGGTAAAGAAATACTTCGAGAAGAAAAGCCATTTTATAAAAGGATAAGCTCTCATACAGCTAGAAGAACCTTTATTACTATGATGAAAAGAAATGGTAAGAGTGATAAACTAATAGCGGAAATTTCTGGACATAATGATATGAAAACACTAAATCAATATTACCAAGTTTCAAATGAAGATGTTAAAGATGCTGTAAATGAAACTTTTGATATAAAATTTTAA
- a CDS encoding phage integrase SAM-like domain-containing protein: MTYTFNLKEKSKDGLTLIYLKAYFKNEGKRFVYSTGEFIHPKEWDIKNRQPNNLTGRTSKANSHRTIKRKLDRYSNFFIQVTETFKNTNQELTVEKVRKEFDKEFKRVAKGKNKFYEAYDEFMLFKQKNQEWSKATIKRYYNIKSLLEDFEKTKNYKITFNTINQKFYTEFTDFCMVHRGHINNTFTRNVGLVKTFLYWALKNGHTYKADFIKFKKKPKVITNQIALRKEDLQLLLKKEMPSKKLERVKDIFIFFMCNRNALW; this comes from the coding sequence ATGACATATACATTCAATCTAAAAGAAAAAAGTAAAGATGGATTAACACTTATTTATTTGAAAGCCTATTTTAAAAATGAGGGTAAAAGATTTGTATACTCAACAGGAGAATTTATCCATCCAAAAGAATGGGATATAAAAAACAGACAGCCAAATAATCTTACAGGAAGAACTTCAAAAGCAAATTCTCATCGAACAATAAAAAGGAAACTTGATCGATATTCTAACTTTTTTATACAAGTAACTGAAACTTTTAAAAACACAAATCAAGAATTAACTGTTGAAAAAGTAAGAAAAGAATTTGACAAGGAATTCAAAAGAGTAGCTAAAGGAAAAAATAAGTTTTATGAAGCTTATGATGAGTTTATGTTATTCAAGCAAAAAAATCAAGAATGGTCTAAAGCTACTATTAAGAGATATTATAATATTAAATCACTACTTGAAGATTTTGAAAAAACAAAAAACTATAAAATCACTTTTAATACCATAAATCAAAAGTTTTATACTGAGTTTACAGATTTTTGCATGGTTCATAGAGGGCATATCAATAATACTTTTACTAGAAATGTTGGATTGGTTAAAACATTTCTTTACTGGGCTTTAAAAAATGGTCATACCTATAAGGCAGATTTTATAAAATTTAAAAAGAAACCAAAAGTAATAACCAATCAAATTGCGTTAAGAAAAGAAGATCTACAACTTCTATTAAAAAAGGAAATGCCGTCTAAAAAATTAGAACGAGTTAAAGACATATTTATTTTTTTCATGTGTAACAGGAATGCGCTTTGGTGA
- a CDS encoding helix-turn-helix domain-containing protein, with translation MNSKLNPKKENVTVKEAAKRLNVTELTIRNYIKKGVIDASKIGRRIVINLEALENTLKEVKSLKYRR, from the coding sequence ATCAACAGTAAGTTAAATCCAAAAAAAGAAAATGTAACGGTTAAAGAAGCAGCAAAAAGGTTAAACGTTACAGAACTTACGATAAGAAACTACATTAAAAAAGGAGTGATTGATGCCTCAAAAATAGGAAGAAGAATTGTTATAAACCTTGAAGCTTTGGAGAATACATTAAAGGAGGTTAAATCTTTGAAATATCGTAGATAG
- a CDS encoding Crp/Fnr family transcriptional regulator produces MQSELSQIQAFFNTEYPLNQEGLKELFGLFKVEKVAKGEMLLAANTTENYLRFLNSGVVREYYATPDKETNINFYAEPQFITDLSSFINNISTNKNQECITEVELLSVEKSAFRKLLDNYECGKSFIEISFQRLLKQKELFEYNRITKTADELYKELIIYRPNWLDNIPQYHIASYLNVTPETLSRIRKRIS; encoded by the coding sequence TTGCAATCAGAACTAAGTCAAATACAAGCATTTTTTAACACCGAATACCCTCTGAATCAAGAAGGTTTAAAAGAATTATTCGGTTTATTTAAAGTTGAAAAAGTAGCTAAAGGCGAAATGCTTCTTGCTGCAAATACTACTGAAAATTATTTAAGGTTTCTTAATTCTGGTGTGGTGCGAGAGTATTATGCTACACCAGACAAAGAGACCAACATTAATTTTTACGCCGAACCACAATTTATCACAGACTTAAGTTCGTTTATTAATAATATCTCTACTAACAAAAACCAAGAATGCATAACAGAAGTAGAACTATTATCTGTTGAAAAAAGTGCCTTTAGAAAGCTGTTGGATAATTACGAATGCGGAAAATCGTTTATAGAAATTTCGTTTCAACGATTATTGAAACAAAAAGAACTTTTTGAATATAATCGTATTACTAAAACAGCAGATGAACTATACAAAGAGCTAATTATTTATAGACCTAACTGGCTAGACAATATTCCACAATACCACATTGCATCCTACCTAAATGTTACACCAGAAACTTTAAGTCGTATTCGAAAACGCATTTCTTGA
- a CDS encoding NAD(P)H-dependent oxidoreductase codes for MKNILIINGHQYYPFAEGKLNQSFIEKLSAQLKEANLNIKITVTQNDYNVDEEVEKFLWADVVFLQTPLNWMGITWSFKKYMDDVFTAGMMGKLSQGDGRTSEAPKKNYGLGGLLKGKYMMSVTANAPKEAFNNPDEPFFAGKSEDDLLLPMHLNFKWFGLEPLKTFFAYDVMKNPEIESDFVRFEKHINEELLQKI; via the coding sequence ATGAAAAACATTTTAATCATTAATGGTCATCAATATTATCCATTTGCAGAAGGAAAATTAAATCAATCTTTTATTGAAAAACTATCAGCTCAATTAAAAGAAGCTAACTTAAATATAAAGATTACCGTAACTCAAAATGACTATAATGTAGATGAGGAAGTAGAAAAATTTCTTTGGGCAGATGTTGTATTTTTACAAACGCCTTTAAACTGGATGGGAATTACTTGGTCGTTTAAAAAATATATGGATGATGTATTCACTGCAGGTATGATGGGGAAACTATCGCAAGGTGATGGTCGTACTTCTGAAGCACCAAAAAAGAATTATGGTTTAGGTGGTTTGTTAAAAGGCAAATATATGATGTCTGTAACTGCAAATGCGCCTAAAGAGGCTTTTAACAATCCTGATGAGCCTTTTTTTGCTGGTAAAAGTGAAGACGACTTGTTATTACCAATGCATCTCAACTTTAAATGGTTTGGTTTAGAACCTTTAAAAACATTTTTTGCTTACGACGTGATGAAAAATCCGGAGATTGAAAGCGACTTTGTAAGATTTGAAAAACATATTAATGAAGAATTACTTCAAAAAATATAA
- a CDS encoding MBL fold metallo-hydrolase, with translation MKIHHFRNATMVIEANSHFILIDPMLGSKGSLPPFTFFRFKPVKNPIVELPEISKTFLDKITHCVITHNHPDHIDKPAEDFLKEKNIPVFCSVKDEKTFSKKGLNIVKTIEYWTKSEFLDGSIEGIPAKHGYGFVAKPAGNVMGFFIQLPNQPSIYLSSDTVYTDTVDKVFRNYKPDISVVAAGSAQFDIFKPLLMTMDDILKFAKNAPGKVIANHMEAVNHCPTRREELRAEVLNLDLSKKVYVPDDGETISF, from the coding sequence ATGAAAATTCATCACTTTAGAAATGCCACAATGGTTATTGAAGCTAATAGTCATTTTATTTTAATAGATCCTATGTTAGGCTCAAAAGGATCTTTGCCTCCATTTACATTTTTTAGGTTTAAACCTGTTAAAAATCCTATTGTAGAATTACCAGAAATTAGTAAAACCTTTTTAGATAAAATTACGCATTGTGTTATAACGCACAACCATCCAGATCATATTGACAAACCTGCAGAAGATTTCTTAAAAGAGAAGAATATCCCTGTGTTTTGTAGTGTAAAAGATGAAAAAACATTTTCAAAGAAAGGTTTAAACATTGTAAAAACTATTGAATATTGGACTAAATCTGAATTTTTAGATGGTAGTATAGAAGGAATTCCGGCAAAACATGGTTATGGTTTTGTAGCCAAACCAGCAGGTAATGTTATGGGATTTTTTATACAATTACCTAATCAACCATCAATTTATTTAAGTAGCGATACTGTTTATACAGATACAGTAGATAAAGTTTTTAGAAACTATAAACCAGATATTAGCGTAGTTGCAGCAGGATCGGCTCAGTTTGATATTTTTAAACCTTTATTAATGACTATGGATGATATTTTAAAATTTGCTAAAAATGCACCAGGTAAAGTCATCGCCAATCATATGGAGGCAGTAAATCATTGCCCTACAAGGCGTGAAGAATTGAGAGCAGAAGTGTTAAATTTAGATTTGTCTAAAAAAGTATATGTACCTGATGATGGAGAAACTATAAGTTTTTAA
- a CDS encoding primase-helicase family protein, with amino-acid sequence MDYVRIGTDYYKICSVPLYCGDVNRTLFKWSKGEIITDKGKDFLQSIKKYDGFITIPDHQNYKQEINSFYNQYEKLEYNLEEGKFDKTKEFLKHIFGEQYELGLDYLTLLWQIPTQILPVLCLVSNSRNTGKTSFLKWLKLIFQGNMTINKNEDFRSRFNSDWASKLIISVDEVLLDRREDSERIKNLSTAGTYKIESKGKDKLETNFFGKFILCSNNEENFIQIDENEIRYWVIKVNSFQVEDVDMLEKLKKEIPHFLHFLNKRKIVSERKTRMWFTKQQIYTPALDKVVKGNKTYLSQEIKKL; translated from the coding sequence ATGGATTATGTTAGAATAGGTACAGATTATTACAAGATCTGTAGTGTACCGCTTTATTGTGGAGACGTAAATAGAACATTGTTTAAATGGTCAAAAGGTGAAATAATTACAGATAAAGGCAAAGACTTTTTGCAATCAATCAAGAAGTATGATGGCTTTATTACTATCCCAGATCATCAAAATTATAAACAAGAGATAAATTCTTTTTATAATCAATATGAAAAGTTAGAATATAATTTAGAGGAAGGTAAGTTTGATAAAACAAAGGAGTTTTTGAAACATATTTTTGGAGAACAATATGAGTTAGGTTTAGATTATCTTACATTATTATGGCAAATTCCAACGCAAATTTTACCTGTTTTATGTTTGGTTAGCAATTCTCGGAACACAGGGAAAACTTCATTTTTAAAATGGTTGAAACTTATATTTCAAGGTAATATGACTATTAATAAAAATGAGGATTTTAGAAGTCGATTTAATAGCGACTGGGCATCTAAACTAATTATTTCAGTCGATGAAGTTCTTTTAGATAGAAGAGAAGATAGTGAGCGAATTAAAAACCTTTCTACTGCGGGCACGTATAAAATTGAATCTAAAGGAAAAGACAAATTAGAAACCAATTTCTTTGGTAAGTTTATATTGTGTTCTAATAATGAAGAAAATTTTATTCAAATAGATGAAAACGAAATTCGCTATTGGGTAATTAAAGTAAACTCTTTTCAAGTTGAAGATGTAGATATGTTGGAGAAGTTAAAAAAAGAAATTCCTCATTTTTTGCATTTCTTGAATAAACGAAAAATTGTTTCAGAAAGAAAAACAAGAATGTGGTTTACAAAACAACAGATTTATACGCCTGCGTTAGATAAAGTTGTAAAAGGAAACAAAACATATTTAAGTCAGGAAATAAAGAAATTATAA
- a CDS encoding transglutaminase-like domain-containing protein: MKYTEKTYYFDYNSSVIEDVIKDVKHFTSQQDIIEQLYLKVRDGWRYLPFNIGLTKEHFKASNIAKKPDGHCIDKAILYIACLRAFNIPARLHLAKVSNHIATERLEKVIGTNELAPHGLVDVFYNDKWVKCSPAFNKELCAIYNVDVLDFNGVEDAVLQEYNKDDHKFMTYIEDYGHFDDVPLEFIKETFKSNYPSLYEKFKDQDHIKI; encoded by the coding sequence ATGAAATACACCGAAAAAACCTATTATTTCGATTATAATAGTTCAGTTATTGAAGATGTTATAAAAGACGTTAAGCATTTTACCTCTCAACAAGATATTATAGAGCAATTATATCTAAAGGTTAGAGATGGTTGGCGTTATTTACCTTTTAATATTGGTTTAACTAAAGAGCACTTTAAAGCTAGTAATATTGCAAAAAAGCCAGATGGACATTGTATTGATAAAGCCATTTTATACATTGCTTGTTTACGTGCCTTCAATATTCCAGCAAGATTACATTTAGCCAAAGTATCCAACCATATTGCTACAGAGCGCTTAGAAAAAGTGATTGGAACTAATGAATTAGCTCCTCATGGTTTGGTAGATGTATTTTATAATGATAAATGGGTTAAATGTTCGCCTGCGTTTAATAAAGAACTGTGTGCCATTTACAATGTTGATGTTTTAGATTTTAATGGTGTCGAAGATGCAGTGTTGCAAGAATACAATAAAGACGACCATAAATTTATGACCTATATAGAAGATTATGGTCATTTTGATGATGTACCTTTGGAATTTATAAAGGAAACATTTAAATCAAATTATCCTAGTCTTTATGAAAAATTTAAAGATCAGGATCATATCAAAATATAA
- a CDS encoding peroxiredoxin-like family protein, with product MNRPTPKHTAPNLTFPVLDGNEWQINNQQPEKFTLVVFYRGLHCPLCKKYLQQLEELLPEFKERGVNVVAVSMDSESRARLSRQKWELSELKLGYNLDLETAKNWGLYLSKGIKDGEPNTFSEPGLFLIRQ from the coding sequence ATGAACAGACCAACACCAAAGCATACAGCACCAAATTTAACTTTTCCAGTATTAGATGGTAACGAATGGCAGATTAACAATCAACAACCAGAAAAATTTACTTTAGTGGTTTTTTACAGAGGTTTGCATTGCCCGTTGTGTAAAAAATATTTACAACAATTAGAAGAGTTATTACCAGAATTTAAAGAAAGAGGTGTTAATGTTGTTGCTGTAAGTATGGACTCTGAGTCTAGAGCACGCTTATCACGTCAAAAATGGGAGCTATCAGAATTAAAATTAGGGTATAACTTAGATTTAGAAACTGCTAAAAACTGGGGGTTATATTTAAGCAAAGGTATAAAAGATGGTGAACCAAACACATTTAGTGAACCAGGACTTTTTTTAATAAGACAATAA
- a CDS encoding winged helix-turn-helix transcriptional regulator, with amino-acid sequence MGRKVIDNPNVCSLVHAMNVIGNKWKPILIYLLANGSLRFGKLLIFTPTISKKVLTEQLRELEEDGIIIRKKYAEIPPRVEYSLSKKGEALLPILKSLSEWTQDSFKDIEFEACRIVTL; translated from the coding sequence ATGGGAAGAAAAGTAATTGATAATCCAAATGTGTGTTCGTTAGTTCACGCGATGAACGTAATTGGAAATAAGTGGAAGCCTATTTTAATTTACTTATTAGCAAACGGAAGTTTACGCTTTGGAAAACTCTTAATATTTACTCCTACTATATCAAAAAAAGTGTTAACAGAGCAATTAAGAGAGCTTGAGGAAGATGGTATCATAATTAGAAAAAAATATGCTGAAATACCACCACGAGTTGAATATTCACTATCTAAAAAAGGTGAAGCTTTACTGCCAATTCTTAAAAGTTTGAGTGAATGGACTCAAGATAGTTTTAAGGACATTGAGTTTGAAGCCTGTAGAATAGTAACTTTATAA